The Vigna radiata var. radiata cultivar VC1973A chromosome 6, Vradiata_ver6, whole genome shotgun sequence DNA segment TTGAGATTGCACTTGCAGGGGTGTGAAAAGGAGGTACTGGAAGCAGAGAAACTATCTTCTGATGAACATATGCAAGATTGTCTTTTGCGTTTATCGTGGGCTCTTGTGCACTCCAAACATCCCCAAGATGTGCACCGTGGGATAGCCATGCTTGAAGGTCTCTCTCTTTTACTCTTTCATAATGCTATGCAATTATAATTCTATGTATGTATCCGAGTCCCACACCGGGATCCTTAGGATATTTTCCTCTAATATATAAACTGGTAATACTGATTTTAATTTGGATTCACATTATAGTAAACATatgtttattatgatttttagaATTTGTGTACAATGTTCAATATATTGTTCAATATGCATAAATATCgtgttctattattttaaataaacatatggCATATTAGATCACTTATTGTATGTGATGCAGGTATGTATATCTGTGCATTATAGGTATGTATGTTCTGTGTTGATTGATAGTAAAATaacatgtatgtatgtatgcatgTATGTGTTTACATGAAAATGGCAGCATCTTTACCTTCTACAAAGGACCCACTGCAGCAAAGGGAGAAGCTTTATCTTCTGGCTGTTGGATACTTTAGAAATGCTGACTATTCAAGGAGTAGGGATCTTGTCGACAGGTGCCTCACGGTATGTGTCTATCCATCTTATTTATGTTTGTCTGTGTGTTATTTCGGATTTGGCTTCTCTAAAGCAAGTATGGATAAAGTAAGGAATCTCAATCTTGACATTTTATTCTCCTCTGTAATTTCTTATGCATGAGTTTCACATAACGACTGATATTGCTTACTTTATCTTTGCAAATATTGTAGGAGTCAAATCCTAATTTTACAGCATAAtgatttaacctttttttttttgtgtgtgtgaagAACAAACATCACTGACCTGTGTTTTCTGCTATTGATTTCCCTTAATcagtgtgtgagagagagattGTGTGTTGTTTTACATCCGAAGGAGGTTGTTCTTGGCTTGTGTCCGTAGCATAATATCTAACCACGTTTTGTAATGTTGTTTTACTActtatattttgagttttggGTGTTTTATGATATCCCTCTCCAAATCCAACAACAAATTCCAAGCAAGGACAAAACGCATCCTcaaatctttttatatatgaCTGATGGTGCAGCATTTTTGCATGTATATAGTTTAATATGACATCGTggtaatgttttgttttttttcttagattGCACCCGACTGGAGGCAGGCAGTGGCACTCAAGAAGGCAATCGAGGATAAGATCACAAAAGGTCATCATCAATTGTTCATGATctacttaataatttttgtactgCATTTTCCTCTCTATGCAAGAGGTAAATTGATCTTGACTCTGATAAAACaatgacacttttttttttcattgcagATGGTGTAATTGGCTTAGGCATTGCTGCTACTGCTGTAGGACTTATAGCAGGTGGGATTGCAGCAGCTGTGTCTAGAAAAAAGTGACAATACTTTCTCTCAAACACATAATCTGATATGTAAGAAGCAAACATATATCATACTGGGAATTTGCTGCATCTTACTGCTTTTATGAAAAAGAACGTGTGAACAATAATGTGTACAAAGCGGTGGATATGATATTTAAGTGCTAGATGAGATTTTTAGAGATCTAATGCATGTTTTGGCATTGAAAAAATCTTGTCATAGTTATAATTTGCTccgttttttttatgttttcgtATCTGCCCATACCCTCTCCCTTATAATGCAGTCCTGCAATGTAATTACTTTGAATCACGCTTTAGAAAATGTATCCATAATTTGATGTTCAGTCTAATCATTGTTGAAGGCTTCACTCATTCAACAAGATAAAGAATGTCCAGAATGAAAACAAGTCTTGTGAGGGATTTAGTGTATTTTTTTGGATTACAGCTAAGAGAGAGACTCAAACTATTTTTACTTCTAAAGAACCACAAGATTGTATCAATTTTGGGAGAAATACAGTCCAACAGTTcgatttaaatttagttatctAAGTCAACATTAGTGAATACTTTGCAAAAATTGATCATAAATATAGTTATAAGGGCAGACTTCAAATTGCTACTGCAGGATAAATAAGGCGTGTTTGACCATCTTTTCACTCTTTTTTAAGTGTCTTTTGTCTTTTTAAAGTattgttgtattttatttgtCTCTGAAAAATTCTGCTTTACTTttgatattttgtaaaatttatttttatggttgtgattttttttttcagtctaTAAAATGTtcgatatttttattttttaatttctgtttctgtttatttaaattagttctaaataaaattagaacaaaaacaaaaaaaggacATTTTATAAGGActagaataaaataatggaaATCAATATATGAAAGTGATAAGAACCAAAAAGCGCAGATACTTTAgagattaaaagtaaatataattatatttcaaggattaaaaacattttagttttcttagttttctaaaataattctacaatattttcttagaatttttttttaagaattaacaATAAATGTATCATGTATCTATATTAAAAGATTCGAATGTTACTTTGAATAGGCAAGTATTTTGAAACGCAAAAGCTAAAATTagatagaaaaattattttcatcattattaataatgttttagctttcctttaataatattattatctgTTCATTCAGTTCTTATTTAAGAACAACAAAGtaatatacttttttctttggtttaatAGTCTATCTCAGTCTActatttaagttattttcaaCATCATccgattattttttaattaggattCATTTTTCAAAAACGAAATAATCTAGTCGATTTCATGGAACATGATTAAAAAGGTAACAAATGTATTATTGACAAATTATTGTATGTTGGTTAAACTATGGGTCGTTCATAGTTTGGAGAAAAACTTTTaactcaaaaacaaaataaactatgggTCTTTCATAGAAATAGAAACAAAGGAAACAAAGGAAAGAATGGAGGAAACTTATAGGCAACTTCCTACCCCGACAAAGGTAATTAAATGAAGGAAAATTCCTTGCAACTTCCTCCTCACTGAAGAGTACAGACAAACCACAGGAAACAACTATTTCATATTTGGTTGTGTTGAAATATAAAGAGTTTGATTCTTAAgtcaaataatatttcttatttatttttgataggCCATGGTATTCTATGCTGTGGATCACTACACTATATGTCACTCTATCGTTATATAATTGGAGATGGTAGAACTAAGAATTGGCTTGGCCCTTGTTTTTTTCTCACTTGTGGAACAAAACTTCTTAAACTGACTTTTCTCCAAGGTTGAGAAGAGAATTCTAAAAAATGAGGTTTAAACAGGGGGGGTTCCATTCCTTCTATTACATGAAGAAATATTAGGTTACATTTTGGCATCGATTTCTTCCTTCAGAACAAATTCAAATGCTTTATTTTGCCACGCAAGGGGAGATGGTGGAGAGTCCCATGGTGATGGAGACGATGGAGGAGAGCTCCACTGCATCGAATAGTCCAACCAATCAGAAAAATCTGACATTGGCAGTTCTACTGGTTCTGGGTAGCATCGAGGGGATTCAGGAACCTAAACAGAGAAGATCACTAATGTGTTAGACAAGGGAAAGATAACAGTAaagtgtaataaaaaaaatgcgtaaatttatataaacttttagtGATAAATTACTGACTGCTATGTGTCTGTGTGTGACAGTGAAGTAGTTCTCAAAGCATCCTTTCAGCTTATCTCTGtaaccaaaacaaaacataccTAAAAGTAAAATGGGTGAAAGAAAGATAGCAATAATACCTTTATCTGCTCTAGAATAAATATGGAATCTGCAGACATAAAATTCGGTTAggaattttatcaatataatctcttaataataataaccatCAACATGATAGACAGGGAGTGTCATCCAAATTTaattcaccaaaagtttgagtAGGAATGTATTCGGGTATATCTTAAGGGAACTCAATTTacaagaaatattttttgtcaaaagtTCCTCGTGCCAAACTTATCTTCGTTGTATTCTCCCATAGTGTTATGGATTAAAAGTTGCAGAAAATGGCAAAAAGCCCATAATTTGCTATCATACAGTGGAAATCACATAATGGTTTAAGTATACGTAAAAAAAATTACGTTGTTACGCAAATGAAATACATAAAAATCGGGGCATAATATGAACTTGAAAGTTCAATTGGTGGAGGCTCGTCAGAGATGAGAAGAGGATGCAAAACACATGCTGCAACTTCAATAACGACAGTGGTCCCAATAGCCGAAGGAACGGCAGATCTGAGAAGTTCCACTGTGTAGTGCCAAAGGGCTTCTATGGTGGCCATTCAACTACTCTGGTATTCTCTAAAATACAAGAGAGCTAGAAAATATTTACTTCACTTAAGAACGTATTCATGCCAATATACCGCACATACAATCTCATCCTAAAACTCAAGACAACAGTTTACTTGTTAGTTTAAAGCTAAAACCTAAGACATTGATTTAGttgatatcaaaattagaaggtaactgaaaataaaaaataataaattctgaATTGCTAAGCACAACATACATTCACCCATTGAATGCTGAAGTAAAATCAAGGTATGAAGGATTACCATCTTTTGGAAGAACTGTCTCCAGATCGAAATTTCTCATTGTAGCTTTTTGGGCCTCAATGCACTTCTTGTGATCATGCAAAAACATTTCCTCCTTTACATTAATATCTTCCTTAGGTAAATTCTTTATCTTAATTGAGGTTTCAGGGTGCAGTGATGCTTTGTTTGTTATATCATTTAAAGCTTTTCGACTTGCAATCCCTGAACCACCTTTCTTTCCACCTGTCTTAGAATTCTTCGACTTGACAATCTCTACCCAAGCAAACAAAGGATAAACAAAACCCATGATGTTACAGAATGCAAAGACAAATCCTAAACTGCTTGATTCGTTGAAAACTTTTTCATCGATAATCAAGTAATAATGACAATCAATAGAATCCACTCTAGTTGCTGGGAATTGTTGTTACTAGCAACATAACATAAAGGGCTTACTTTTGGAATGAATATCCAAGTTTTCATCTTTGATCATCAAGTTTCCAGGAGCAACAAATTTAGCCATTATCCTGATTCACCTCCTTTAGAAAGCAAAGACTTTGTTACTGGACACTGCAacacaaacttaaaaaatgaagtttatGACGTATAACGCATGAGAGTGAACAGTGCAATATCGCACATAAGGAGTAAAGGATGAGCCATAAGAATCTAAAAGGAATGAGTTGTGAAAATCTCTTTTAAGTGAATAGGGTATGAAAGTCTTTTAACTCAAGCAAGCACTGACTGGTTAGATCGATGTCACCAATATCAAATTTgaataactttttcaaatgaaaCCAGGGATAAAATATTAGTAGCAGTAGCAGAGATTTGCATAACTAGGAAGATTTGCCCGATGGCTACAGATTGACCTAGATACAATTTCAAATCCAAATAAGTGCACGGGTTCTTTGGTGAAATGAGAACAAAACAAGCAGTCGAAAAAAGAGCTGTTGAATAAACCATATTCCCCGAAAATGACTTTTACTCAAATTTCCAACAAAAACATTCCAATGGAGGAGGCAGAAATCTGACTTTTCTgagttaaaataaaacaaaattattaaaaaatatcatattactCTTACTAACTCATTTAATgaggtgaaaaaaaataaagattttagtataaataataCATAACTCCCAAGGAACATAATACCTATACCACTGCTAATACTTTCTTTCCCATAGTCAACCCCATGAGGCTTCTAGGTTTACTTGTATGGTTTGAAATTTCATGTATGAATCAAGTACACCAACTCAAGGAACACAAATTCGAATTCAAAATCATTAAAGATATTGAATtcaaaaacattaaagaaattaaattcaaaCTATAGAGAAGGAAAGCGGAAGCGATAGCCCTACCCCAAAATCGCAGGAAGAAAGGTGAATGAGATGCTACGGTATCAATTGCGAATAAATTTGAGAAACCAGTGATCAAAAGCAAAAGCAACAATTTAGTGAGATCAATAGGAAGACCAAAATCCACAAAATAAAAGCAACGAACGCGATGATGCAAACGAAAGTGAAAAACGCAGTAACGAAAAGTGATTAATATTTGCAATTAGGTTTACTAATTATTAagttaaatgaagaaaaataaataaaaatatgtaacaGAACAGTACCCAAGAGAATgaggggaggaagaagaagaaaggcaaCGTCACCTATTGGTTTTGatttcaaaagttttgaaatCCTAGTTAGACCGCGCTACAGTATGTATCcatatccatatatatatatatatatatatatatatatatatatatatatatatatatatatatatatatgatttcttTACTATGAACAATTTTTTGGAATCAAGGTAAAAATGttgaatttttcaattattctaattattttgtaataaataattatgattaaataatataaacaaggtttaatcatttaggaAATCTCTACTTTCACGGGAAATCTCAatttcatctctttcttttttgggTTTCTCGATTGGGtttcaattttatgaaaattttaataattgggCCCTTTTCGTTAACACGTGTTAGTGTGTGTTTGACGTGACATGTTAGAGTCAGTTTCCTAATTAACGTAACTGACTGATGTAGGGGCACCTAAATTAACGTGGATAATAAGTTAGAGTGTTTGTGTGAGGACACCGTTGCCATGCCTATGGTTAATTTAGCTAGGATGAATGGTGAGGTGCATGTGTTTGTGATACACCCTGTTTCTGAACCCAAAGTCATACATATGCTGGAATATGTTGGTAATGATGAAGGACAAGTTGAAGAGAGGGGTGATGTTGATTGTGAACAGCAAGAGATAGGTGATGTTGATGGTGAACAACAAGAGATGAGTGATGTTGATGGTAAACAACAAGAGATGGGTGATTTTGATGGTGAACAACAAGAGATGGGTGAACAACTGGAAGTTGAGGCTGTTATGGAGGAAGAGGTCCATGGAGTTGAACAAGTTGGTGGTGTGTTGGAAGAGATGGGTGATGTTGATGGACAAGTGCAAGTTGAGGAAGTTGGTGgtgatggtgaagatgaaggtgaagaagagaatgaaGTTGAACCAGATGTGGAAATCTGAAGTTGGAAATCCTCTTTTGACAGTGGTAGTGGTGATGGAAATACTGAGTGGTTGGAGGGGCTTGTTGATGTCAATGTTGGTTGTGATATAGATTATGATATACATGCAGATTTGGAGGGAAATGTGGAAGTTGAAGTCCAAAGTATGTCAAATGACTGTAGTGGACCATGTTCCAGTGTGAGTTTTGACACATGTTTGATGTTAATGTAGAGGGTGGGAATGATAGAGGTTTGTCAGATGATGAATGAGAATCTGAACAATTAATTAATGGAGTAGAAAGTGATGAAGACAATGCCGATGTAGAGGCTTATGGGACTTTTGCAACATTTGTTTTGCCAAAAAGTATGGTTGACTTTAAGTGGGAAGTTGGGACATATTTTGTTGAAAAGCAAGACATTTTGGATGCTATAAAAAGTTATGCGTTAGGTAATAGAAGGAATATTAAGTTTGTTAAGAATGATAAACAAAGAATGAGGTTCAAGTGTGTGGGTGCAAAGAGTAAATGCCCGTGGAGGTTATATTGTGGTTATATGAAGACAGTTAAAACATGGCAATTGAGAACTATGCTGAATAATCATACCTACAGCAAGGAGTTCAACCTTAAATTAATCAACGTCAAGTAGTTGAGATGGAAACGAGTAGATGTTACTAATTGCATACTGTGTTGTTGAAGTTGAGAATAAGGATTCATAGAAGTGGTTCCTGAAACTATTGGTAGATGAATAACCTTGAAGGGGCTGAAATTTGTTAAACCAAAAGGTAATAGTATcattaatttgtatttgtaCATTTTAACTTTAGGTTTTAATAATTGATTGGCTTTATTGATTACTTGTATATTTTATTGGAGGGTTTACTTCATGCTTGCTTCTTAAAGTTGAGCAAAAATTTTGTATGAAACATTTGTATActaacttcaaaaaaaaaaaaaatcctgaCAAAAAActcttttagggtgtgtttactTGAGGGtaattgggggagagtgattgagtggatttgaggagatttgagggtgatattttttgtgtttatttgagtggatttgaaggtaattgagagtgaatttgggggtgaagtttgtgagaattagtgtaggatttgattgatgtgaaaattttaaaaaatttatttaattggtagaaattgaagattatcaaaatgcccttaggtattaaagtaatataaaatgatatttgttaatgttatatttaattgtaaaaatatttattaagagttaaaaatttggaataattattaaaaagaaggTTTAAATACGTTTTTAGTCCCAAGTTGGaagttgaatttttgttttgtacccgcttttaaaaatgaagttatttaGTTTCCATGTTACGAATTTTGTAAAAATTCGGTTTTTTCCGTTAAATAGGTAAGAACGACGTTAACCGAGTGCACTTTTCTTTTCTgacattttttttgtctctcCACTGTACTTTTTCTGACActttttctctatcttttctattCTCTCAGCAT contains these protein-coding regions:
- the LOC106763080 gene encoding mitochondrial fission 1 protein A, yielding MAKIEAKLGMIMDSVGQFFSGKDHLPYCDSDIVAGCEKEVLEAEKLSSDEHMQDCLLRLSWALVHSKHPQDVHRGIAMLEASLPSTKDPLQQREKLYLLAVGYFRNADYSRSRDLVDRCLTIAPDWRQAVALKKAIEDKITKDGVIGLGIAATAVGLIAGGIAAAVSRKK
- the LOC106764251 gene encoding protein PATRONUS 2 gives rise to the protein MAKFVAPGNLMIKDENLDIHSKKIVKSKNSKTGGKKGGSGIASRKALNDITNKASLHPETSIKIKNLPKEDINVKEEMFLHDHKKCIEAQKATMRNFDLETVLPKDDSIFILEQIKVPESPRCYPEPVELPMSDFSDWLDYSMQWSSPPSSPSPWDSPPSPLAWQNKAFEFVLKEEIDAKM